The Salegentibacter mishustinae genome includes a window with the following:
- a CDS encoding site-specific integrase → MQDLFSVLFYVRKSKNKSATHAMVYLRITYEGKRAEASTMRKVNLSKWNAKANKMSGTSAEAKQVNRNLDIIKNRIYEIYQKFLENGEEITAVNIKDEFLGKNKDDKRILKIFEDHNLRMEKLVDKDYSFRTLQRYKTTKKHLTNFISSSYKADDFRVKDIDIKFINSFMYYLKTELNHSHNSALKYLAYLKKIVRIAVANGWLEKDPFYNFKQKRQVIDREFLTKEEIIKIMEKTFTIQRMEQVRDAFLFSCYTGCSYSDIKKLTKQNIIKGIDGSQWLKFKRTKTRSLSSVPLLTVPEELIKKYEDFDNPKGTLLPVLSNQKTNGYLKEIADLCEIQKKLTFHVARHTFATTVTLSNGVPIESVSKMLGHRSIKITQHYAKVLDEKLSEDMNNLKNRMAASENKRKLK, encoded by the coding sequence ATGCAAGATTTATTTTCAGTATTGTTTTACGTAAGAAAAAGTAAGAATAAAAGTGCTACTCATGCTATGGTTTACCTCAGAATTACATATGAAGGTAAACGAGCTGAAGCTAGTACAATGAGGAAAGTTAATCTTTCAAAATGGAACGCTAAGGCTAATAAAATGAGTGGTACTTCTGCTGAAGCCAAACAAGTAAATCGGAATCTTGATATCATTAAGAATCGCATCTATGAGATTTATCAGAAATTTTTAGAAAATGGCGAAGAAATAACAGCAGTAAACATTAAAGATGAGTTTCTCGGTAAAAACAAAGATGACAAAAGAATTCTCAAAATCTTCGAAGATCATAACCTACGAATGGAAAAACTGGTTGATAAAGATTATTCCTTTAGAACACTGCAACGCTACAAAACCACAAAAAAACATTTAACCAACTTTATATCATCCAGTTATAAAGCCGATGATTTTCGTGTAAAGGATATTGACATTAAATTCATCAATAGTTTTATGTATTACCTCAAAACAGAACTTAACCATTCTCATAATTCGGCATTAAAATATTTAGCCTATTTGAAAAAAATTGTTCGAATTGCAGTTGCTAATGGATGGCTGGAAAAGGATCCTTTTTATAATTTCAAGCAAAAGCGTCAGGTTATTGACCGAGAGTTCTTGACTAAAGAGGAAATCATTAAAATAATGGAAAAAACTTTTACCATTCAAAGAATGGAACAAGTTAGGGATGCATTTCTGTTCTCTTGTTATACCGGGTGTTCTTATTCCGATATTAAAAAGCTAACTAAACAGAATATTATTAAAGGAATTGATGGCAGCCAATGGTTAAAGTTTAAAAGAACAAAAACCAGATCCTTAAGCAGCGTTCCTCTTTTAACAGTGCCGGAAGAGCTTATTAAAAAATATGAGGACTTTGATAATCCTAAAGGAACTTTGTTACCGGTACTATCAAACCAAAAAACGAATGGTTATTTAAAAGAAATAGCTGATTTATGTGAAATTCAAAAAAAACTAACATTTCATGTTGCCAGGCATACCTTTGCCACCACCGTAACCCTTTCAAATGGAGTACCAATAGAAAGCGTAAGCAAAATGCTTGGGCATAGATCTATAAAAATTACTCAACACTACGCAAAAGTATTAGATGAAAAATTAAGCGAGGATATGAATAATTTGAAAAACCGAATGGCGGCTAGTGAAAATAAAAGAAAGCTTAAATAG
- a CDS encoding glycerophosphodiester phosphodiesterase family protein: MKIIKTVLFAFLLISLSCKNKQEEGAKIQKNEEELQVQVQGHRGDRGNFPENTIPAFISAVKKGVDVIELDVVISKDKKVVVSHEPFMHSLYVLTPSGDSISIDKQESFNIYKMPYDSIKKFDSGSKGNRLFPNQQKQKTYKPLLSEAIDSVETYIAENNLQPVSYNIELKSSEDKYGNYQPAPEEFVNLVMEVIQNKNIEQKMNLQSFDVNILNEIHKSYPEVETAYLIYTEGIEKNLALLDFQPEIYSPHYEMVKDTAFVDSIKSMEMKLIPWTVNEPKAIKKMIELNVDGIITDYPERIIEN; encoded by the coding sequence ATGAAAATTATAAAAACGGTATTGTTTGCCTTCCTTTTGATTAGCCTGTCTTGTAAGAATAAACAGGAAGAAGGGGCGAAAATTCAGAAAAATGAAGAAGAGCTCCAGGTACAGGTGCAGGGCCATCGTGGCGATAGGGGCAATTTTCCCGAAAATACCATTCCCGCCTTTATCAGCGCGGTAAAAAAGGGCGTTGATGTTATTGAACTGGATGTGGTTATTTCTAAAGATAAAAAAGTAGTGGTGTCTCACGAGCCATTTATGCATTCACTTTATGTCCTGACCCCTTCAGGAGATAGTATTTCCATAGACAAGCAAGAAAGCTTTAATATTTACAAGATGCCTTACGATAGCATTAAAAAGTTTGATTCGGGCTCTAAAGGGAATCGATTATTTCCAAATCAGCAAAAACAAAAAACCTACAAGCCGTTACTATCGGAAGCTATAGATTCTGTAGAAACTTATATAGCAGAAAATAATTTGCAACCTGTGAGCTATAATATTGAATTAAAAAGTTCAGAAGATAAATATGGTAATTATCAACCAGCCCCGGAAGAATTCGTGAATCTTGTGATGGAAGTAATCCAAAATAAGAATATTGAGCAAAAGATGAATTTACAATCTTTTGATGTGAACATTTTAAATGAAATTCATAAAAGTTATCCTGAAGTGGAAACTGCCTATTTAATATATACTGAGGGCATTGAAAAAAATCTGGCTTTACTCGATTTCCAGCCAGAAATCTATAGCCCACATTATGAAATGGTAAAAGACACTGCTTTTGTTGATTCTATTAAAAGTATGGAAATGAAATTAATTCCGTGGACAGTAAATGAGCCCAAAGCCATTAAAAAAATGATTGAATTAAACGTAGATGGAATTATTACCGATTACCCGGAACGAATTATTGAAAATTGA
- a CDS encoding calcineurin-like phosphoesterase C-terminal domain-containing protein, with protein MIKFIITGICLLGIFSVSAQDLAAGTVFEDINQNGKMDSGEKGIEKVALTNGREVTLTNSKGKYELPLSKDMIISVIKPSGYRVAKNADNLPQFFYIHKPEGSPNLEFPGVEPTGKLPKSIDFALIPSDEKEDFTSLVFGDPQPYSQQEVDYFADGIVAEVEGIENVPFGLSLGDLVGNDLDLFNPYIKAVKQVGIPWYNLLGNHDINFDVESDTLSDETYEAHFGPANYAFNYGKVHFLVLDDVLYPDPRDGKGYWGGFREDQFQFIENDLKHVPKDHLVVLAMHIPLSEPDGVDTFRDEDRERLFELLKDFPNTLSLSAHTHIQRQDFFGKEEGWMQAEPHHHYNVGTTSGDWYTGKLDENNIPISTMRDGTPKGYAFLNFNGNEYNIDYKVAGKPANYQMEVFAPKVVAKGRRTKAGIFVNFFMGTEGDKVLYRIDNGEWKDMQYMEEYDPSYVEMVYEWDLTEELMPGRRSSNPIKSEHLWRGNIPTDLETGKHTIEIKATDMFGKVHMASDSYRIAKPIK; from the coding sequence ATGATAAAATTTATAATTACAGGCATTTGCCTTTTGGGAATATTTTCCGTTTCAGCCCAAGATCTTGCTGCCGGCACCGTGTTTGAAGATATCAATCAAAATGGGAAAATGGATTCCGGGGAAAAAGGTATAGAGAAAGTAGCCTTGACCAATGGGAGAGAAGTGACACTAACTAACAGTAAAGGGAAATATGAATTACCGCTTAGTAAGGATATGATAATTTCGGTAATCAAACCTTCAGGATATCGTGTGGCAAAAAATGCTGATAATTTGCCGCAATTTTTCTATATCCATAAACCTGAAGGTTCTCCAAATCTCGAATTTCCCGGTGTTGAACCTACCGGAAAACTGCCTAAATCAATTGATTTTGCCTTAATTCCTTCCGATGAAAAAGAAGATTTTACCTCACTAGTTTTTGGGGATCCGCAGCCATATTCCCAACAGGAAGTTGATTATTTTGCAGATGGTATCGTAGCAGAGGTAGAAGGTATAGAGAATGTACCTTTCGGATTAAGTCTCGGTGATTTGGTAGGTAATGATCTTGATCTTTTTAATCCTTATATAAAAGCTGTCAAGCAGGTAGGTATTCCCTGGTATAATTTACTGGGAAACCACGATATCAATTTCGATGTGGAAAGCGATACGCTTTCTGATGAAACTTATGAAGCACATTTTGGCCCTGCCAATTATGCTTTCAACTACGGAAAGGTACATTTTCTTGTTTTAGATGATGTCTTGTATCCAGACCCTCGGGATGGTAAAGGTTATTGGGGAGGTTTTAGAGAGGACCAGTTTCAATTTATAGAAAATGACTTAAAGCATGTTCCTAAAGACCATTTAGTAGTTCTTGCTATGCATATTCCCTTAAGTGAACCAGATGGTGTGGATACTTTTAGAGATGAAGACAGGGAAAGGCTTTTTGAACTTTTAAAAGACTTTCCTAACACCCTTTCGCTTTCAGCCCATACGCATATACAACGCCAGGATTTCTTTGGAAAGGAAGAGGGATGGATGCAGGCTGAACCACACCATCATTATAATGTTGGTACAACTTCGGGTGACTGGTATACAGGAAAATTAGATGAAAATAATATTCCGATTTCAACAATGAGAGATGGAACTCCTAAAGGTTATGCGTTTTTAAATTTCAATGGAAACGAGTATAACATAGATTATAAGGTTGCGGGTAAACCAGCCAACTATCAAATGGAAGTTTTTGCGCCTAAGGTAGTTGCTAAGGGCAGAAGAACTAAAGCAGGAATTTTTGTGAATTTTTTTATGGGAACCGAGGGCGATAAAGTCCTATATAGAATTGATAATGGGGAATGGAAGGACATGCAGTATATGGAAGAATATGATCCGTCTTATGTGGAAATGGTTTATGAATGGGACCTAACCGAAGAACTAATGCCGGGTAGGAGGTCTTCTAATCCTATTAAAAGTGAACATTTGTGGCGCGGAAATATTCCTACGGATCTTGAGACCGGGAAACATACCATAGAAATAAAAGCTACTGATATGTTCGGTAAAGTACATATGGCAAGCGACAGCTATCGCATTGCAAAACCTATTAAATAG
- a CDS encoding RagB/SusD family nutrient uptake outer membrane protein: MKKTRRIIQVLVLLITPFIIAGCEADILEQPPGDAVTAEEFFNTGADLEAYTNDLYAVLPTKSVYIDDSDSDNILGVSAGERLRGARIVPTDRGSGGWSWGYLRRINYFLENYDRVDDPGATAKYSGIARFFRAYFYFEKVKRFGDVPWYSEVINQDDEELLTKARDSRELVMDSIMADIDYAIENIPAEKELNRITKYTALILKARIALHEGTFRKYHGLDDYERFIEESSSAAKELMDSGAYTLYTSGGEEQAYLDLFAMENQNTTETILAVDYEFGLRTHDLAYRMTAPTQGRWGLTKELVNSYLMTDGTPFTNQSGYETLSFYEEMQNRDPRLTQTTAGPDFATYGSQDPEPVDLDITRTGYRVIKGLPPKGPQWGSGGSFNDVILFRYAEALLIYAEAKAEIGTLTQGDLDMSINKLRDRVGLPHLNMAEANANPDPYQESLYENIEGPNKGVILEIRRERRVEMVNEGLRWDDLMRWKEGNKVEKPIRGIYFSELGAHDFNNDGNFDVYVHDGDTSGAPDEVTSTININERPLTEGNSGNLLLFEGGSFDENRDYYYPIPMEDLELNDNLEQNPGW, translated from the coding sequence ATGAAAAAAACACGAAGAATAATTCAAGTATTGGTATTACTGATCACACCGTTTATAATTGCAGGTTGTGAGGCCGATATACTCGAACAACCACCTGGTGATGCAGTAACTGCAGAAGAATTTTTCAACACAGGTGCCGATTTAGAGGCATATACGAATGATTTGTATGCCGTTCTCCCAACAAAATCTGTGTATATAGATGATTCCGACTCAGACAATATTTTAGGGGTAAGTGCTGGTGAAAGATTAAGAGGAGCACGTATTGTCCCTACAGACAGGGGTAGCGGTGGATGGTCCTGGGGCTATCTAAGAAGGATCAACTATTTTTTAGAGAATTATGATAGGGTAGATGATCCTGGCGCCACAGCCAAATACTCCGGAATAGCGCGATTTTTTAGGGCTTACTTCTATTTCGAAAAAGTAAAGAGGTTTGGAGATGTACCATGGTATAGTGAAGTGATAAATCAGGATGATGAAGAATTATTAACTAAAGCAAGGGATTCACGAGAATTAGTAATGGATTCCATTATGGCCGATATTGATTATGCCATTGAAAATATTCCGGCTGAAAAGGAATTAAATCGTATAACAAAATATACGGCACTTATATTAAAAGCTAGAATTGCTCTTCATGAAGGAACATTTAGAAAATATCATGGCTTGGATGATTATGAAAGATTTATAGAAGAATCTTCATCTGCAGCAAAGGAATTGATGGATTCGGGCGCTTACACCCTTTATACTAGTGGCGGTGAAGAGCAGGCATATCTAGACCTGTTTGCAATGGAAAATCAGAATACCACTGAAACTATTTTAGCTGTGGATTATGAATTTGGATTAAGAACACACGATCTGGCTTATAGGATGACTGCACCAACCCAAGGAAGATGGGGGCTTACAAAAGAACTGGTCAATAGTTATTTAATGACTGACGGAACACCGTTTACCAATCAATCTGGCTATGAAACACTGAGTTTTTATGAAGAGATGCAAAATCGGGATCCCAGGTTGACACAAACTACAGCAGGACCTGATTTTGCAACCTATGGGTCGCAGGATCCTGAGCCGGTAGATTTAGACATAACCAGAACAGGCTACAGAGTGATAAAAGGATTACCTCCTAAAGGTCCGCAATGGGGTTCGGGTGGTTCATTTAATGATGTTATACTTTTCCGATATGCAGAGGCATTGTTAATTTATGCTGAGGCCAAGGCAGAAATTGGGACATTGACACAGGGCGATTTAGATATGTCAATTAATAAATTACGTGATCGTGTAGGTTTGCCACATTTGAATATGGCGGAAGCGAATGCTAATCCCGACCCTTATCAGGAAAGCCTTTATGAGAATATTGAAGGACCAAACAAAGGGGTGATCCTGGAAATTCGTCGTGAACGAAGAGTCGAGATGGTAAACGAAGGGCTGCGCTGGGATGATCTTATGAGATGGAAAGAAGGCAATAAAGTTGAAAAACCAATAAGGGGTATATATTTTTCAGAATTAGGTGCTCATGATTTTAATAATGATGGCAATTTTGATGTATATGTTCACGATGGAGATACTTCCGGGGCGCCAGATGAAGTAACTTCCACCATAAATATTAATGAAAGACCCCTTACAGAAGGTAATTCAGGAAACCTGCTTTTATTCGAGGGCGGAAGCTTCGATGAAAATAGAGATTATTATTACCCAATACCGATGGAAGATCTTGAGTTAAATGACAATTTAGAGCAAAACCCGGGTTGGTAA
- a CDS encoding SusC/RagA family TonB-linked outer membrane protein — protein sequence MIFSEAFASNFNPGTILESVDFQQTIQGKVLDETGLPLPGVTVQIKGSSKGTITNFDGEFTLRVPDQDAILVFSFLGYKSKEVTVESQSTFEITMVPDSESLNEVVVVGYGTQKSENVVNSVSTAEIGDVVTRPSADIASSLQGTVPGLNIRSSSGGDPSETPEINIRGFNSINGGSPLIIVDGIEADIANINPNDIESVTVLKDAGAAAIYGARGSFGVVLITTKSGEAGEFNVQYSNNTGFTTNIARTDFVTNPATYARWVDDAIGSYHSGCYVCYEDDDWEIAEQVGNGEREPFYEQQPDGTYKFFGNTDFYDVLFKDRRSHQINNISVSGGSDKLTGIISARSYEREKIQNIQDAEMRRYNLQLKLSATPYNWLKLNALSRFSSRYDEQYAGTKNGWGDEFGVSKWRDLFPNHPAFVDGYGVSVGRTRNGYVGRLGALKEGAAHRQWQYENLTNTLGAELKPIEGLVLNMNYNYSIDRTDRTFSYKPFSYLAGEKLELLEGQGLNRHNEYRWKDNYTTINIYGTYTRDIAEKHNFKLMLGFNQEEFDRDRVGMRIEDLLTQDKANIAFGTTMLDMEGSTLEWAIQGYFGRFNYDYDGKYILEVNARYDGSSRFPEENRWGLFPSVGAGWIIDKENFWTPLESAISSLKLKASYGKLGNQNVGVNTFRQLIGMGRTSWLFDGEQGNYARVPSPLPANIGWEKITSTNVGVDMGFLEDKLTASVEWYERNTRDMYLPGQPLPAVFGASEPRRNYAAMRNRGFEATLGYNDEFNVLGSKLALSAQANVSNNQAIITKFDNPNGLLSTFWEGQQIGEIWGYRVDGQFQSDEEAAAFQNEYGRDNLFRVYRGILDYGSNSDWNRLRGGDLRYVDTDGDGSIDNGNNTLEDPGDLVPIGNAMPQFPFGFNINASWKNFDLNVIGQGVAKQDWYPNGPLYWATFHRPYTSFIRKDLLNQVWDPAQPNDPNRIFPQRQRAYSALSNGRMSYNYNDHFLENIGYLRIKNLTVGYTIPPTLTKKINIKRLRFFVSGENIFTWTFGGLTKYLDPEEVGAHVSYSNPNGVSGRSATNTQLYPMGKTYSAGIQINL from the coding sequence TTGATTTTCTCGGAAGCTTTTGCTTCCAATTTTAATCCGGGGACAATCCTTGAATCTGTTGATTTTCAACAAACTATTCAAGGAAAAGTTCTGGATGAAACCGGATTGCCTTTGCCGGGAGTAACTGTACAAATTAAAGGATCTTCTAAAGGAACAATCACTAATTTTGATGGAGAGTTTACCTTAAGAGTACCGGACCAGGACGCAATTCTTGTTTTTTCTTTTTTAGGATATAAGTCAAAAGAAGTTACTGTTGAGTCTCAATCCACGTTTGAAATAACAATGGTTCCGGATTCAGAAAGCCTCAACGAAGTTGTGGTTGTGGGTTACGGTACTCAAAAATCAGAAAATGTTGTTAATTCGGTTAGTACCGCAGAGATTGGCGACGTTGTAACTCGACCATCGGCAGATATAGCCAGTTCTCTGCAGGGAACTGTACCCGGTTTGAATATTAGGTCGTCATCAGGTGGTGATCCTTCCGAAACTCCCGAAATAAATATTCGTGGTTTTAATTCTATAAATGGAGGGTCTCCTCTTATTATCGTAGATGGTATAGAAGCGGATATTGCCAATATAAATCCAAATGACATTGAAAGTGTAACTGTTTTAAAAGATGCTGGAGCGGCAGCAATTTATGGGGCACGAGGTTCTTTTGGAGTGGTGCTAATCACTACTAAATCTGGAGAGGCAGGTGAATTTAATGTTCAGTACTCTAACAATACTGGTTTTACTACAAATATTGCTCGTACTGACTTTGTAACTAATCCAGCTACCTATGCAAGATGGGTCGATGATGCAATTGGCTCATATCATAGCGGTTGTTATGTATGTTATGAAGATGATGATTGGGAAATTGCCGAACAAGTTGGTAATGGTGAAAGAGAACCTTTTTATGAGCAACAACCGGATGGCACCTATAAGTTTTTTGGAAATACCGATTTCTATGATGTCTTGTTTAAAGATCGTAGGTCACACCAAATAAATAATATCTCTGTTTCTGGTGGCTCTGATAAATTAACCGGTATTATCTCAGCAAGAAGCTATGAGCGTGAAAAAATTCAAAATATCCAGGATGCTGAGATGAGACGCTATAATCTACAGCTTAAACTGAGTGCGACTCCATACAACTGGTTAAAGTTAAATGCATTGAGCAGATTTAGTAGTAGGTATGATGAACAATATGCAGGAACTAAAAATGGTTGGGGTGACGAATTTGGGGTGAGTAAATGGCGTGATCTTTTTCCTAATCATCCTGCCTTCGTTGACGGCTATGGTGTAAGTGTTGGTCGAACCAGGAATGGATATGTTGGACGTTTAGGTGCCTTAAAAGAAGGCGCTGCACACCGGCAATGGCAGTATGAAAATTTAACTAATACCCTTGGAGCAGAGCTTAAGCCAATCGAGGGATTAGTACTTAATATGAATTATAATTATAGTATTGATCGGACAGATCGCACATTTTCCTATAAGCCATTTAGTTATCTGGCTGGTGAAAAGCTGGAGTTGTTAGAAGGGCAAGGATTAAATAGACATAATGAGTATCGCTGGAAGGATAATTATACTACTATAAACATTTATGGAACCTATACCAGGGACATTGCAGAAAAGCATAATTTCAAGCTAATGCTCGGTTTTAACCAGGAGGAGTTTGACCGTGATAGAGTGGGAATGAGAATTGAAGACCTGCTCACCCAGGACAAAGCTAATATTGCTTTTGGAACAACAATGCTTGATATGGAAGGTTCCACATTAGAATGGGCTATTCAAGGCTATTTTGGACGATTTAACTATGATTATGATGGCAAATACATATTGGAAGTTAACGCGCGTTACGATGGTTCATCGCGCTTCCCAGAAGAAAACCGATGGGGGCTTTTTCCATCTGTAGGCGCAGGTTGGATAATTGATAAAGAAAATTTTTGGACACCATTAGAAAGCGCAATATCCTCATTAAAGCTTAAAGCATCCTATGGTAAATTAGGGAATCAGAATGTAGGGGTAAATACCTTCAGGCAACTAATAGGAATGGGTAGAACCTCGTGGTTATTTGATGGAGAACAGGGTAATTATGCCAGAGTACCTTCTCCATTACCGGCTAATATTGGCTGGGAAAAAATCACATCAACAAATGTAGGTGTTGATATGGGATTTCTAGAGGATAAACTAACTGCCTCTGTTGAATGGTATGAACGTAATACACGGGATATGTATCTACCGGGACAACCGCTTCCCGCAGTTTTTGGTGCATCAGAACCTCGTAGAAATTACGCAGCAATGCGGAACAGAGGATTTGAGGCGACCTTAGGTTATAATGATGAATTTAATGTGTTAGGTTCTAAACTAGCCCTTAGTGCACAAGCCAATGTTTCAAATAACCAAGCTATAATTACAAAATTTGATAACCCAAACGGTTTATTAAGCACCTTTTGGGAAGGTCAGCAAATAGGTGAAATATGGGGTTATCGGGTAGATGGTCAATTTCAATCAGACGAAGAAGCCGCCGCCTTCCAAAATGAATATGGAAGAGATAACCTCTTTAGAGTTTATAGAGGGATACTTGATTACGGATCAAATAGTGATTGGAACCGCTTGCGAGGGGGAGATCTTAGATATGTAGATACTGATGGGGATGGTAGTATTGATAATGGAAATAATACCCTTGAAGACCCTGGAGATCTAGTGCCTATTGGTAATGCAATGCCACAGTTTCCATTCGGATTTAATATAAATGCTTCGTGGAAAAACTTTGACCTGAACGTTATTGGACAAGGAGTCGCCAAACAGGATTGGTACCCAAACGGTCCTTTATATTGGGCTACATTTCATAGACCATATACATCTTTTATAAGAAAAGATCTTTTAAATCAGGTATGGGATCCGGCTCAACCTAACGATCCCAATAGAATATTCCCTCAGAGACAAAGAGCCTACAGCGCTTTAAGTAATGGCCGTATGTCATATAACTATAATGACCACTTTTTAGAAAACATAGGCTATCTCAGGATTAAAAATCTTACTGTGGGTTATACCATTCCACCCACCCTTACTAAGAAAATTAATATTAAAAGACTTCGTTTTTTTGTGAGCGGCGAGAACATATTCACCTGGACTTTTGGAGGTTTAACTAAATACCTAGACCCCGAAGAGGTAGGAGCACATGTTAGTTACTCTAACCCAAATGGTGTGAGTGGAAGATCTGCTACAAACACACAATTATACCCAATGGGGAAGACTTATTCTGCAGGTATTCAAATCAATCTATAA
- a CDS encoding DoxX family membrane protein, whose product MIKQILLILLGIFFLLNGLNHFLNSKILEEYAEKRSLLASKLMIKLSGILLCFGGITLISGFYLLYGIIGLCIFLLIASVTIHKFWGLENREIMMLESMHFAKNWA is encoded by the coding sequence ATGATAAAACAAATATTACTGATCTTACTAGGTATATTCTTCCTCCTAAATGGATTAAATCATTTTTTAAACTCAAAAATTTTAGAAGAATATGCTGAGAAAAGGAGCCTCCTAGCCTCAAAATTAATGATCAAATTAAGTGGCATATTATTATGTTTTGGTGGAATAACTTTAATCTCAGGTTTTTATCTTCTGTATGGTATTATCGGGTTATGTATATTTTTACTTATTGCCTCTGTAACTATACATAAATTCTGGGGATTAGAGAACAGAGAGATCATGATGCTAGAATCCATGCATTTTGCAAAAAATTGGGCATAA
- a CDS encoding TMEM175 family protein has protein sequence MKTGRLEAFSDGVLAIVITIMVLEMKAPEETDLKSLLETFPIFLSYLLSFIYLGIYWNNHHHLLQVTQKVNGKILWGNLHLLFWLSLIPFATSWIGENYTAALPIALYGFILLMAAIAYWILEIQLIKFHDENFPLRKLTQRGAKEHLSIIIYLIAIPAAFLNYWISIACFVVVAVMWIVPDRRLESVA, from the coding sequence ATGAAAACCGGAAGACTGGAAGCTTTTAGTGATGGAGTATTGGCTATTGTGATCACCATTATGGTTTTGGAAATGAAAGCTCCTGAGGAAACTGATTTAAAGAGCTTGTTGGAAACATTTCCCATATTTCTAAGTTATTTGTTAAGCTTTATTTACCTGGGAATCTACTGGAATAATCACCATCATTTGTTACAGGTTACCCAAAAAGTTAACGGGAAGATTTTATGGGGTAATTTACATTTATTGTTTTGGTTATCATTAATTCCTTTTGCTACCAGCTGGATAGGGGAGAATTATACCGCAGCTTTACCTATTGCTTTATATGGATTTATATTACTTATGGCAGCAATAGCTTACTGGATATTGGAAATACAGTTAATTAAATTTCACGACGAAAACTTTCCCTTAAGGAAGCTAACACAGCGAGGAGCTAAAGAACATCTATCAATTATCATTTATTTAATTGCAATTCCCGCAGCGTTTCTAAATTACTGGATTTCAATAGCCTGTTTTGTAGTCGTGGCTGTTATGTGGATTGTTCCAGACCGAAGATTGGAAAGTGTAGCATAA
- a CDS encoding pirin family protein, translating to MSNIKMIVPERAAEIGNFLVGRLLPFREKRMIGPFVFIDHMGPVSMTKDQNFDVPPHPHVGLSTLTYLFEGRIMHRDSLGNEIEINPGAVNWMTAGNGVVHSERTPGSLRDKEKSLHGLQIWVGLPKELENIEPSFSHIEKQEIPQWTENKISYKLIAGECFGKKSPVPVYSKLFLLELKSSEKRKLNLSIDLFGESGIYILEGKINSDGNTYEPKQILVAKDHKLCEFEMDKDTTIYILGGEPFKEERHIHWNFVASDKNIIAKAREDWKNQNFPKVPGETEFVPLPN from the coding sequence ATGTCTAATATAAAAATGATAGTTCCTGAAAGAGCTGCCGAAATAGGAAATTTCCTTGTAGGTAGACTTTTACCTTTCCGCGAAAAAAGAATGATAGGCCCTTTTGTATTCATAGATCATATGGGGCCGGTTAGCATGACAAAAGACCAAAACTTTGATGTGCCCCCGCATCCGCATGTTGGACTATCTACCCTCACTTATCTCTTTGAGGGCAGAATCATGCATCGTGATAGCTTAGGAAATGAGATAGAAATAAACCCTGGTGCTGTTAATTGGATGACAGCAGGTAATGGAGTCGTGCATTCCGAACGTACCCCAGGTTCATTACGAGACAAAGAAAAGTCTTTACATGGCCTACAGATATGGGTTGGTCTTCCTAAAGAATTGGAAAATATAGAACCTTCTTTTAGTCATATCGAAAAACAGGAAATTCCACAGTGGACTGAAAACAAAATTTCTTATAAATTAATTGCCGGGGAATGCTTCGGCAAAAAATCTCCTGTTCCCGTATATAGTAAATTATTTCTTCTGGAATTGAAAAGTAGTGAAAAAAGAAAACTGAATCTAAGTATTGATCTTTTCGGAGAATCAGGTATCTATATTCTGGAAGGCAAAATTAATAGTGATGGGAATACTTATGAACCAAAACAAATTTTGGTTGCCAAAGATCATAAACTATGTGAATTTGAAATGGATAAGGATACAACTATTTATATTCTGGGAGGAGAACCTTTTAAAGAGGAAAGACACATCCATTGGAATTTTGTAGCTTCTGATAAAAATATCATTGCTAAAGCCAGGGAAGACTGGAAAAATCAAAACTTTCCTAAAGTGCCTGGAGAAACTGAATTTGTTCCACTACCAAATTAA